The Microterricola viridarii genome segment TGCTCAAGGCCTTCGGACGGGGCAAGCACGCCCTGTCCAACTTCCGCAGCCAGGCCGAGTCGCTGCGCAGCACCGAGATCGCCAAGGCACACCTGGACGCCAACATCTGGGTCTGGATCATGGTCATCCCGGCGGTCGCACTCGCCCTCTGCCTGGTTGCCGGCGTCTGGCTGGCCGCGCAGGGGCAGCTCACCGTCGGCGAGCTCGTCGCCTTCTTCGCGACGGCCACCGTGCTCGCCTGGCCGATCGAGTCGATCGGCTTCATGCTGGCCTTCGCCCTCGACGCGCGCACGGCAACAGACCGCTTCTTCGACATCATCGACAGCGAGAACACGATCACCGACCCGGAGCACCCCCGAAGCCTGGAGCGCCCGCGCGGCGAGCTCGCCTTCACCGACGTGCATTTCCGCTACCAGGACTCCCCGGAGCGATTCGGCGACCTGCTCGACGGCATCGACCTCGTGCTCACGCCGGGCGAGACCATGGCGCTGGTCGGGCTCACCGGCTGTGGCAAGACGACCATGACGGCCCTCACCACGCGCCTCTACGACGTCACCGCAGGCTCGGTCACGCTCGACGGGGTCGACGTGCGGGCGTTCACGCGCGAGGAACTGCGCACGCACGTCGCGATGGCGTTCGAGGATGCCACACTGTTCAGCGCCTCGGTGCGCGAGAACGTGCTGCTCGGCCGTCCGGAGCTGGCCGGCGACGACCCTGCCGTCCGGGCGGAGGCCGACCGCGTGCTCGAGCAGGCGCTCGCCATCGCGCAGGCGGCGTTCGCCTACGAGCTGCCAGAGGGCGTCGAGACCCGTGTCGGCGAGGAGGGGATGAGCCTCTCCGGCGGCCAGCGCCAGCGCCTGGCCCTGGCCCGTGCCGTCGCCGCCCGGCCGGCTGTGCTCGTGCTCGACGACCCGCTGTCCGCGCTCGACGTCACCACGGAGGCCAAGGTCGAGGCCGCGCTGCGCGAGGTCCTCGCCTCGACGACGGCGCTGATCGTCGCGCACCGGCCGTCGACGGTCATGCTCGCCGACCGGGTCGCCCTGCTGGAGGACGGCCGCATCACCGCCGTCGGAACGCACTCCGAGCTGCTGCGCACGAGCGAGCACTACCGCTTCGTGATCACCAGCCTGGAGCAGGACGCGCGGCTGCTCGCCGGCGTCGAAGAGGCCGGGCCTGAGCCTGATCCCGACCAGATCATCGAAGAGAACGCAACGCGAGAGGAGGCGACCCGATGAGCGTCACTGGAGTTCAGGGCGAAGAGCAGAGCGAGTACAGCGCGGCCGAGTCCAAGCAGATCCGTGCCCGCTCGCGGTCCCTGCTGGCTTCGCTGCTCAAACCGCTGCACGCGAAGTTGTGGGTCACGGCCGCCGCCATCGTCGTGTCGTCGGCGGCGCAGGTCGCCGGCCCGGCGATCATCGCCTACGGCATCGACGAGGGCATCCCGGCGCTGATCGACCAGAACTGGTACCCCGCTGCCTTCGCCGGCTTTGCCTACCTGTTCACCGGCCTCATCGGCGCGGTGCTGATCGCCAGCTACATCCGGATGTCGGCCAGGATCAGCCAGGCGGTGCTCATCGACCTGCGCACCCGGGTGTTCCTGCACACGCAGCGGCTGAGCCTGGAGTTCCACGAGTCCTACACCTCTGGCCGGATCATCTCGCGCCAGACCAGCGACCTCGATGCGATCCGCGAACTTCTCGACGAGGGTCTCACGCTGCTCGTGCGTGGGCTCATGTACATGGTGTTCACGGCCGTCATGCTGCTGATCCTGGACGCGCCGTCCGGGCTGGTGCTGCTGGCCTCGCTGATCCCGCTCGGCATCCTCACCCGCTGGTTCCAGCTGCGCTCGCAGACGCAGTTCCGGCGCTCCCGGGTGGCATCCGCCAAGCTCATCGTGCAGTTCGTCGAGACCATGACCGGCATCCGCGCGGTCAAGGCATTCCGCAAGGAGAAGCGCAACGAGAAGGACTTCGGCGTGCTCGTCGAGGACTACCGCACGGTGAACGCCAAGGTGCTCGGCCTGTTCGCGGTATTCAACCCCGGTCTGGCCCTGATCGGCAACACCGCGGTCGCGGTCACGCTCCTCTGGGGTGGGTTCCGCGTGGTCGACGGCAGCCTCGAGGTGGGCGTGCTGCTGGCCGCCGTGCTCTACACCAAGCGATTCTTCGACCCGATGGAGGACATGGCGATGTTCTACAACGGCTACCAGTCGGCCTCCAGCGCGCTGGAGAAGATCTCCGGCGTGCTCGAGGAGCAGCCGAGCGTGCCCGACCCGGTCACGCCCGTCGACCTGTGGAACGCCGACGGAACGGTGCGCTTCGATCGGGTGCGATTCGGCTACACGCCGGGCCGCGACATCCTGCCCGAGTTCACCCTCGAGATCCCGGCCGGTCAGACGATCGCCCTTGTCGGGTCGACCGGCGCGGGCAAGACGACGCTGGCCAAGCTCATCTCGCGCTTCTACGACCCCAGCGATGGCCGGGTCACGCTCGACGGCGTCGACCTGCGCGACCTGCACCCGAAGGACCTGCGTCGGGCCATCGTGATGGTCACCCAGGAGGCCTACCTGTTCTCCGGAACGGTCGCCGACAACATCGCCATCGGCAAGCCTGATGCCACGCTCGATGAGATCAGAGCGGCGGCGCGTGCCGTCGGCGCCCACGACTTCATCGAGTCGCTGCCGAACGGATACGACAGCGACGTGAACAAGCGCGGCGGCCGGGTGAGCGCCGGTCAGCGCCAGCTGATCTCGTTCGCCCGCGCCTTCCTGGCGAACCCGGCGGTGCTGATCCTGGACGAGGCGACCAGCTCGCTCGACATCCCGAGCGAGCGACTGGTGCAGCAGGCGCTGCAGACGCTGCTCGCCGACCGCACCGCGGTGATCATCGCGCACCGGCTCTCGACGGTGTCGATCGCCGACCGGGTGCTGGTGATGGAGCACGGCCGCATCGTGGAGGACGGCACACCGGAGCAGCTGATCGGCGGAACCGGCCGTTTCGCCCAGCTGCACGCCGCCTGGCGGGACTCACTGGTCTAGGCGCCCGCACCCAGGCCGCACACAAATGAGCGGCCCGCCACCTCCGTCGTCGGGTACCAGGAGGTAGCGGGCCGCTGCACCTCACCCAGTGTGACCGGCCCCACCTTGCTGAGCATCGGGGAATCCCCTGAGCTAGTGAGCGTCGCTCAGCTTTTGCGCGGCGGCCGGGCGCGGGCCCACCGCGCACTCAGGGTCTACCCCGATAGCGGCGTGCGCGCGCCCACCGTGACAATCGAACCATGAACGCACGGGTGCTGATCGTCGACGACCATCCCGGGTTCCGTGAGCAGGCCAGGCGCCTGCTCGAGCTCGAGGCGTTCATCGTTGTGGGGGACACGGCCACCGCTGAGGGTGGTGTGCAATTGGCCTCGATTCTGACCCCTGACCTGATTTTGCTTGACGTAATGCTGCCTGATGCGGTGGGATTCGATGTAGTACCGCTCCTGCGTGAGCAGGGTGCTGTGGTGATCGTGCTCATCTCCAGCCACGACCGGAGTGATTACGGCTGCCGCATCGAACTGTGCGGTGCCGATGGGTTCATTCCGAAAGACGAGCTTTCCGGCGAGTCGCTGCGTCAGTTCGTCGCATGAGCGAGGACGTTGCCGGTGGTTGCCGAGACTGTTCCGGGTGTCGAGCGTGCTCCGTTGCGCGTTGCGATCGCCGATGACTCCCTTCTCCTGCGCAGCGGAATTGAGACAGTGCTCCTCGCACACGGCCTCGACGTCGTCGCCTCCTTGGACAGCGCCGCCGGGCTGAGCGAGCTCGTCGAGGACGAGCATCTCGATGCGGTCGTGCTCGACATCCGGATGCCGCCGACGCACACCGACGAGGGCCTGGTCGCCCTCGAGCAGCTGCGCGCGGCCGGCGCCACGGTGGGCGTGCTGATGCTCTCGATGTACGCGACCCCCTCCTACGCGATCCGGGCGATGAGCGTCGGCGGCGGCACCGGCTACCTGCTGAAGGACCGCATCGCCGACCCGTCGTCGTTCGTGCACGCCATCGCGACCGTCGCTGGCGGCGGCTCCGTCGTCGATCCAGAGGTGGTCGCCCACCTGGTCGGCACGCCCAGTTCCAGCGCGCTCAGCACGCTGACCCCGCGCGAGCGCGAGGTGCTGACGCTGATGGCGCAGGGAAAGTCCAACGGCGGCATCGCCTCCGGGCTGTTCCTCAGCCTGAAGACCGTTGAGACGCACATCGGCAGCATCATGGCCAAACTCGGCATCGACGACTCACCGGGTGAGCACCGCAGGGTGCTCGCCGTGCTCAGGCTGCTCGGGCCGTGACGGCCGCGGTGCCGTGGGGGCGGCTGTCGCTCGTCTGGCTGGCCGTCGGCGTGGTGCTCTTCACCGAGATCGTCGGCTCTGCAGCCGCCGCCCGTGTGCCGGTCTGGACCGCGCCGTACACGGTGATGCACACGGCGGTCGGCCTCTGTTACGCGATCTGTGCCTGGATGGCCTGGCGTAGCGCCGACGCGACGATTCCCGGCCGCCTCATGATCGCGGTGGCGTTCCTCTGGCTGCCGCCGACCTTCATCTCCGCCACCGGGCAGATCGGCTGGCTGTGGCCGCTGCTCGAGGGCGTCGAGGTGGTGTGGGCCGTGCTGGTCGGCGCCATCGTGCTGATCTACCCGGCCGGCAAACTGCACGGCCGGATCGACGTGGGGATCGCCGTCGCGGCCGTGACAGCGCTGTCGATCCGTTTCGTCTGCGCGCTGTTTTTCAACCAGCCGGT includes the following:
- a CDS encoding ABC transporter ATP-binding protein, whose product is MSVTGVQGEEQSEYSAAESKQIRARSRSLLASLLKPLHAKLWVTAAAIVVSSAAQVAGPAIIAYGIDEGIPALIDQNWYPAAFAGFAYLFTGLIGAVLIASYIRMSARISQAVLIDLRTRVFLHTQRLSLEFHESYTSGRIISRQTSDLDAIRELLDEGLTLLVRGLMYMVFTAVMLLILDAPSGLVLLASLIPLGILTRWFQLRSQTQFRRSRVASAKLIVQFVETMTGIRAVKAFRKEKRNEKDFGVLVEDYRTVNAKVLGLFAVFNPGLALIGNTAVAVTLLWGGFRVVDGSLEVGVLLAAVLYTKRFFDPMEDMAMFYNGYQSASSALEKISGVLEEQPSVPDPVTPVDLWNADGTVRFDRVRFGYTPGRDILPEFTLEIPAGQTIALVGSTGAGKTTLAKLISRFYDPSDGRVTLDGVDLRDLHPKDLRRAIVMVTQEAYLFSGTVADNIAIGKPDATLDEIRAAARAVGAHDFIESLPNGYDSDVNKRGGRVSAGQRQLISFARAFLANPAVLILDEATSSLDIPSERLVQQALQTLLADRTAVIIAHRLSTVSIADRVLVMEHGRIVEDGTPEQLIGGTGRFAQLHAAWRDSLV
- a CDS encoding response regulator transcription factor, translating into MVAETVPGVERAPLRVAIADDSLLLRSGIETVLLAHGLDVVASLDSAAGLSELVEDEHLDAVVLDIRMPPTHTDEGLVALEQLRAAGATVGVLMLSMYATPSYAIRAMSVGGGTGYLLKDRIADPSSFVHAIATVAGGGSVVDPEVVAHLVGTPSSSALSTLTPREREVLTLMAQGKSNGGIASGLFLSLKTVETHIGSIMAKLGIDDSPGEHRRVLAVLRLLGP
- a CDS encoding ABC transporter ATP-binding protein — its product is MPAFVGSMLAALVAQLIALTIPQVLQQIVDGPLANRDASAVVPLALLIFVLGAIEALLYGLRRWLVVGPGTRVEARMRNTLYAKLQDLPVNFHDKWPSGQLLSRAVSDLGLIRRWLSFGLVLTVVNVIVIIVGVGILMSMNWILGLIFLVCSLPLWWAGYRFEGRYSEKSRLSQDQAGDLATAVEESVHGIRVLKAFGRGKHALSNFRSQAESLRSTEIAKAHLDANIWVWIMVIPAVALALCLVAGVWLAAQGQLTVGELVAFFATATVLAWPIESIGFMLAFALDARTATDRFFDIIDSENTITDPEHPRSLERPRGELAFTDVHFRYQDSPERFGDLLDGIDLVLTPGETMALVGLTGCGKTTMTALTTRLYDVTAGSVTLDGVDVRAFTREELRTHVAMAFEDATLFSASVRENVLLGRPELAGDDPAVRAEADRVLEQALAIAQAAFAYELPEGVETRVGEEGMSLSGGQRQRLALARAVAARPAVLVLDDPLSALDVTTEAKVEAALREVLASTTALIVAHRPSTVMLADRVALLEDGRITAVGTHSELLRTSEHYRFVITSLEQDARLLAGVEEAGPEPDPDQIIEENATREEATR
- a CDS encoding response regulator, encoding MNARVLIVDDHPGFREQARRLLELEAFIVVGDTATAEGGVQLASILTPDLILLDVMLPDAVGFDVVPLLREQGAVVIVLISSHDRSDYGCRIELCGADGFIPKDELSGESLRQFVA